The DNA region ATACCGTCTGGCCCTTGGGCATGCGGATAGAGGCAAACCCTCATGGCGTACAGACCTGGATCTCCGGAATCCTGGACACGCTCTTTTTCCTGCTCTCAACATGAATACCGATGAGCTTTCATGCGCCATTGGTCTGGCCTCGTTGGCCCGTTTGGATCAATGTGTCGCGGACCGCGTTGCATTTGTGAGTCGTTTCATTGAAGCACTTGGCGAATCACGTGTTTGCAGTCCTTACCCTTTCCACGACGGCTTTTCCCCTTTTTACTACCCCGTCATGGTGGACAGCGAAAAAATCACCTGTACCAAGACGGAATTCGCCCTGGCTGTGCGAGCCGAAGGAATAGGCCTTGGAGAGCATTACGGTTGCCTTGTTTCGACATGGGAATTTGCACAGCAGTATCTTTCCGACGATTTCGATACACCCAACGCCCGTCATGTTCGCGACAACTCATTTAATCTCTACGTCAACGAGCGCTACGGTGAGCAAGAGGTCGAGGATATTATTCAAGCCATACGCAAGGTGGAAGCGTGGTACTGCTGCTAGGATGCAAACGAGGCGGTCATTTTGAATAAGATCATGATTACAGGAGCCAATGGTATGATCGGCTCCAGCCTCACCCAAGCGTTTGGACACCAAGCTGTTCCACTGGGGAAAACGGATCTGGATATTACCAATCCGGTACGTTTCCGGGAGCTTTGCCTGAAGCACAAGCCGTCCATCGTGATCAATGCCGCCGGAGTATACGATCCCACGCCTCAAGTTGCTTTGGAGATGAATGTGCAAGCCCCCGGCAAACTCGCCCAATGTTGCGCGGAGCTGGGAATTCGATTCGTTTTTCTGAGCACGTCACGTGTTTTTGGCGCTCCGGGAAATCGTCCTTGGCTGGAAAGCGATATTCCGGACCCCATAGACGACTATGGGAAGAACAAACTCGAAGGAGAACGGCTGGTTCGGAAAGCTGCACAGACCGGTGATGTGTGTATATTGAGGTTGCCCATGGTTCTGGGTGTTCCTCGTAATCCGGAAAACCAAATCATCACACGACTTCTGTTACAGGTCGCGCAGGGGAAAAAAGTACAGGTGGCAAACGATGTTATGCATTCTCCGGTGGATGTCGAAACACTGGGGACAACAATTCGAAATACTCTTGATGCCGGCGTCACAGGAATGCTCCACATTGGGAGCGCCGATGAAGCCACACTGTACGACATTTTCAAGCTCACCACAGAGTTGTTGGGATTTCAGGCCGAAATTGAGCCCGTCAAGTCCGCAGAACTTGGAAACAGACCGCATCCCATCAACCTTGCTCTGTCCAGCACGAGACGAGACCCCTGTCCTGGCTGGCGTGATGCTGTAAAGAATTTTGTCGAAGCCATAAGGAACAGCGCGTTCTTACGCTAAAGGAGCACATGATTTATGGCCTATGCTTATTGTGCCGCCCACTTGCCTGCGAGAGAACTGTATATCTACGGTGCTGGAAGTCGAGGACGCGATCTGTTGCAGCGGATACGCTTGTATCGACCGGACATCACCGTTCTCGGCTTTATCGATTCCAATAAAGAAGGAACAGATAACGGCCTACACATTCA from Desulfovibrio inopinatus DSM 10711 includes:
- a CDS encoding SDR family oxidoreductase codes for the protein MNKIMITGANGMIGSSLTQAFGHQAVPLGKTDLDITNPVRFRELCLKHKPSIVINAAGVYDPTPQVALEMNVQAPGKLAQCCAELGIRFVFLSTSRVFGAPGNRPWLESDIPDPIDDYGKNKLEGERLVRKAAQTGDVCILRLPMVLGVPRNPENQIITRLLLQVAQGKKVQVANDVMHSPVDVETLGTTIRNTLDAGVTGMLHIGSADEATLYDIFKLTTELLGFQAEIEPVKSAELGNRPHPINLALSSTRRDPCPGWRDAVKNFVEAIRNSAFLR